Within the Eleginops maclovinus isolate JMC-PN-2008 ecotype Puerto Natales chromosome 5, JC_Emac_rtc_rv5, whole genome shotgun sequence genome, the region TGTAACCAGAAGTAGCATATGACAGCATTAAGCTACGTTTGAGACATAATTCACAATTTGAATACATAAAGAAATGGGTTTAAATAATGCTGTTTTTCTACAAATTGTCTTTCCAGATTACACATTTAATctgttgttgtgtatttatgttaCTCTGTTAAATAGACCAAACATAGGTTACATCATATGGAATTATAGACATGCCCTTCAACCTGAAATGTTGGTCTTTAGGAGCTCCAGTAAATACTCATGGAGGGGCACGCTCAACGAGAGTCTGGAGCAGCGAATCTCTGAAGTAAACCTGCTCTTGTGCACAAAATTGGCACGCACCATATGAAGGAGTTTGAAACGGCCCCTTTTTTATcatattgtttgacattttatacattgtaattatgaaaatataatacaaatatagctTATTTTAGTGTTGAGTGCAGTATCAGTTGAACCTGAaacatatataaagtatattacAAAGATTAACCACGTCACTTTGAGATCTTggagtttttgttttacaactttCTAACATTTCACAGACCGAGAGGGTTAAACAATAACATAAGGAGTTGATAGTTGCACCATTCATGTTTCTTGGTAAACTACTGTCCGGGACTGTGTGCTgctcaaaataatatttactcAGGGACAGAAAACAGATATGTTAAGACACTGTGATAACGCAGCTTCCTTCAAGGTGACTTAATGCCTCATCCTGTCTTAGTCAGCATGCTGACAGTTGAACTGGGTGAACCGCAGTGTGAGGACATCATGAGTCCTGAAAGGTCAGCTTCAGTTCTCAGTTCTCTCTGTCGGGTCACTGTTTGCCTTGGTCATCTACTGCGGCAGACTTTCATAATGCAATCTGTGCAAAAGacactgacatttattttatgttgctTTATATTTATAACCCGCAAACACATCATTCCGATTTTTCCTTCCTCagattttaaactaaatgaatCCTCTAAGTATTTAACGGACACAGTGAAATTGTGTAAACTACCTGAAACAATTACACCGAAAATCACAGCAGGAAGCAGTTTGGAGGTTTGTGCACTTGTCTTTTAGAGATACTGTTTCCAGGAAAACACAGCGTGAGATTAACACTGTGGTGCACCCCTCCAGGTCGTATCGCTCTAcagaaataaacagcaggacCTCAAGTCTTGTGACATGCTACTCATTTACTTATATAGATGAAGAAAATGCAAGCTCCCGGCCGAGATACTGATTACCGGCAACGCTTTATTGCTGACTTTATTCCTGACTTTATTCCTGACTTTATTCCTGCTCATTCAAACTTTTTGCCTGTGTTGCattttccagtgtgtgtgtgtgtgtgtgtgtgtgtgtgtgtgtgtgtgtgtgtgtgtgtgtgtgtgtgtgtgtgtgtgtgtgtgtgtgtgtgtgtgtgtgtgtgtgtgtgagagtgtccCTGGCTTTAATAGAGAACCAGCTTATCAAAGGTAACCAACAAACTCTAATAAGCGCTATCTTATGTGATTATTTATGCTTTGGTTcatgttaattaaatgtttttcagttcAACCCCATGTTAAAAAATCAAATCCGGTCTGGTGTACTGTCTCCCATCATGAACAAAAAGCCATCCTGACCCAAAATGTATGTGGTTGTTTTTTGCCATAATGGTCACTATTTTTGTAACTTTGCCTTGCAAAATCAAAATACTGTAGCActgaaaatgtgtattatttcaCGGCTGAAAATAACCCCTTACAAAAGAGAAATCAACACTTATTTTAAGAGCGTTTTTTTGCggaaagtgttttatttttcgttTGTTCAACCATTAGAAACCCTCAAATGAAGACTGGATTAAACCTGCAGCAGTTGATGTATGTGGCGTGTTTTTGTTTCCGACCAATGGTTTAGTGAACACGAACAATGATTAAGAGGGAAGAGACACTAAATGTTTTTCGGAATTTGGCAGATTTACCTATGGGGTTCAACGGTTAACCGCTGACCTGATGGTCTGTGCGGTCACCAGAACACCTGAAGCCTCTGAGGCGTGTCTGCATCCTGATTGGCTCGCACTAATGACTGACAGTTAATCTTTGATTTAGATTGACTCATTTGGCTTTGAGCAGGGATACTCAACTTATTTTTGCCCTGGGtctctttttcaaaatgacaggGGGCCAGTTAAGACAGGGAATCCTCTTTCATCTTATTTAAATCAGATGTGacttaataaatgaattagTATTTAATTCTTTCTAATATCATCCCAGTGGTTTTGACAGTTTTATAAATGGCACTTGATTAAAGGTCTCTATCATGCATTCTCTAATCTCTTCTTTTGTGTCTCTCCATCGTTCTCTGGTCTTTATGCTAAATAGACTTTCTTTTGCCTGTTTACTCAGTCGTTAAGGAGTGGGGCTGGTTTCAATAGCAGCTGAAACTCAGCGTGCTGTTGACTACACACTGTGACtttcatctctctccctcttaccCCATTtgctctctctgtccctcaTTCCCTCTTTCCTTGCTTTTTCCTTCAGAGCACTGTGGGGAGTTTTTTAGACAGACACAGAAACTGAGCGAGTGACGTTTTCTCATCTGGCTGTTTTTTCTCTCCGCCGTTTCTCTAACTGCTCTCTTGACTGCCCAGgaaggtgtgtgttgtttggttaAGTTAAGCCGTGCTAGGAGCATGTTCACCGTTGTTatgtacaaaaaacacatgCGCATGCccgaatacacacacacacatgcgcgcacacacacacacacacacacacacacacacacacacacacacacacacacacacacacacacacacacacacacacgcagttgTACTCTTGTGCTGACATGACATTAATCACTCTAGTGGTTACTCCCAGTCAGAATTTTGTCAAATGCAGCTCAGAGTAAGACAACAACATGAGGAAGTATTAAAACCCCGGCTGACCGTTTCCTGACTTTCTTTTGCAGTTTCTGCAACTCTAAGCAGAAAACCCTAAAAACCATTGAAAACTACTTTTCCCATTAGCCTTCTCTCCTCCCACCTCCATCACCCACTGTGTCTTCATTAGTTACAGTGAGGAGCTTTGCAGGTTTATGCAACAGCttctttgtgtatttatcaGGGGTCAAAGTATTCAGAAAAGTATCGAAAGTAaaggcagaaaagaaaatgtccccTGTGACTGATATAATAGGAAATAATTTGAATCAAATGGTCACAGCCAAAAGGTTTGGGAAACActggtttaatatttaaaaagtaatcacaattatttaaaaatgtacatttggaAAACATACGAGCCGACAGATAAATGTGGTGGAGTTAAAAGTAGGCCTACAATATTTCTACACTATTAAGCGAAAAGTTGCATACAATTGAAACATTCAAAAAGTAtgacttccttccttccttattACTTTTGtgatttatgtgtattttatatttaaaacatgtttcccCTAAACTTCCTCAGAAGTAAGGCTGGGATCTGcccaaagacacagacacatgcacacacacacacacacacacacacacacacacacacacacacacacacacacacacacacacacacacacacacacacacacacacacacacacacacagtacatgctTTAGCTCCACCCTCACCAGCTCtaatgctttgtgtgtgtgtgtgtgtgtgtgtgtgtgtatgtgtgtgtgtgtgtgtgtgtgtgtgtgtgtgggggttgtGAAGTtgatcagcagtgtgtgtgtgtgtgtgtgtgtgtgtgtgtgtgtgtgtgtgtgtgtgtgtgtgtgtgtgtgtgtgtgtgtgtgtgtgtgtgtgtgtgtgtgcgtgcgtgcgtgcgtgcgtgcgtgcgtgcgtgcgtgtgtgtgtagaggaggCTGGCCTCTGTGCTCAGTGCCCTGCTGTACCTGTCTCTCATGGAGGTGGACTAACACTCCCAGAGCAGGCGGCCACGCAACGCTGTGAAGCAACAGGGTAGCTATATCCTCCTCTCTGACCGCTCTCtgcttctccttcctcttctcttccacCAACATCCCTCTGCTGTGATATCCTCCTCAACATTTCTGCTCTGTTTCACTCTcacttccttctctctctctgactgtttcAGTGTTTTAGGGATTCTCTACTCTATTCATTGAGACtctttaatgattattttttaacagttatGTCTATACAATTTCGTCTCACATTTGAAGGGAGGCTTGAGAAGTGTTGATGTGTTAAAACAGCAGATTTTGCATTTGTAATTGTTGATGTTTCATTGGTCCCGTCCTGCTACCTTGTGACCCTATTGTCAGAGGCTGCTGGGTAGTCTTGCCCATGTGCGTGCGCACACAGGTAAGATGGCGGCTTCCTTGtggcctgttttttttctggatcAGTGTCACTTAGAATATAACAGCAAACTAAAGACACATTGAAACCACACAATGGTTTTCTTTGCTGCATAATCTGCATTAAATTGAGAGTGAAAGACAGGATTGTTGGTTTACAAACTTCTGAATGAGACGAAAACATGATAGCAGTGTTGATTTAATGTCCGgtcaattaaaatgttcttctttttttaaaccttttttaataaagcaaaGAAGAAAGATGGAATTGGCCAGCACTAGTCAATCTGTGCTTATGGTATAATCCTGAGGAAGCCAGTAAAAGCCTTTTTGCCTGCTCATAAAGCAATTCAGTCTCCAATAACCCGCTGTTAATACATAGAGAATCAGGTGCTTCTATCAATCATAAACACAATGTAATGGACAATCTCCTCAGCAATAACTGGAACACTTTAACCCGGCAGGTTGGCGCAGTTACCCAATCAAATCCTCGCTCTCTACCTTCCTGCGCAGCTCTTCCCCCCTGAGCATCTCTGAGTTTATAACCTTTGACCAGGTGAAGTCATGTTGCGATCTGAGTGTCTCTGCAGGTTATGCTTTCCCCTATCTTCTAGCTGTTCCTGCTGTGCTGGAAACAAAGAGGTTGAATCAGAATAGACGAATCACACATTAGTGATCATATTCTTTCTAACAATCCTGTGTAATAATAACTGAGACAACTGTAAATCTTTACGCTGTCAATGTAATGTACATGTGCATGTAAAGGCTGTGATTTGTGTTGGTCACGGTGAATCATCTACAGATTgttgccctctctctctctctctctctctctctctctctctctctctctctgtctttcacacacacacacacgcacacgcacacgcacacacacacagacacacacacacacacacacacacacagacacttacATACACATCAACACTTTGAGAAAATCGTGCACAACCATGTTTAAGGTCTGAcctttcaaacattttcacttATATATAGTAACAGTTTTCCTATGTCATGTTGCATTACTTGCACGTCCTGTTTTCTTATCTTTATACACTTTTTCAGATATGCTTAGATTGTCAAAATATTcctacaccacacacacacacacacacacacacacacacacacacacacacacacacacacacacacacacacacacacacacacacacacgtactgaCTGTTCtcatttctgtatattttgcaAGGGAGGAGAGGTTATAACAGACCCTCTAAGTTTTGCTTCGCTTGGGTTTGTGATTTCCTGAGTTTCTCCTAGTAAAGGAAAACCTCAGCACAACAGTCCAGTCTGCAGGAAGTCAGGAATATTTCAACGTGGTCAAAAGCAGGAAGTAGGGAACCCCAACACTAAGGTTTaacaatacatatattttatttattacacatGCATTATGCAAACACAAGCATAacagtttattttgaaagatttaTAAACTAAGTTCATTACTTTGTTACAAACACTGTTGACCTGTGTCACAtggcttcttttcttttatcacAGAGCAGAACTCCCAAAGCGCATATTGTCCTCCCTTTGTCATCATTCTGGCTAGATAAGGCTGATAAGAGATGGAGTCATGTTAGCAATTCACACGATAGAAGGAACAGAGGGAGGCCATGTTGAGCTGCGGAAGCAgagggaaaacaacacacacataatgaatACAAATCTGATGGCCATTTGGAAAATCTTGAGTGGTGAACACTATATTCTCGCTAAACAGAGTCAGGATGTGTTTCTAGAAACTAGATGTCAAAAACtctgttaaaatgaatgtgttatATGATCTAATGTCATCTCGACCTTTACCACCAGAGAGAAACTACTGGCTAATGATAGAAGGAGGGAACAACATCCTGTCTTTCTGCTCTCTTGGTTTTTGCAGGGGTTTTTTGTGCCCAGGTTTTGGCCTTCTTTGCTCCTGTACATATcaataaatgcatgaataataAGTGTGCTTCAACGCAAACATGATATTCAAATATGAACATTATGTCTACAATACAAGTCATTTTATTCCTTCAAGTTgacatttgcatcatttttgtCCCACTATGGACGAGGTGCAGGTTATTCTAAGCCCTCCAGCCTTGGGTGAACTAACATGTgaacaggtgtgtgtctgtctatgtgtgtgtgtctttgggtGGGAGAGTGGGATATTGGGTCAAGTCAAATGAGTGAGTGCGTTACCATGGTTGCTCGGCTTAGAAGCATTACCTTTGTTGGCTGCCTCACCTGTTTCCATCAAAGTCCAGGCGATCTTGTgacgcacaaacacacccacacactgcctGTCTAACTAGCAATAGCCGCTTTTTTATACACTCTTTCTACTTATATGACCTTTAGTCTGACAAAACTAGTTTGCTTTGTAgtgtgctgtgattggctgcctCAGTGTTGTACGCAGCGTGGAGATTTGGGGATTTAAAATGCTGCGGATTGTTCCGTTCTCAATGCCGGCAGTGTTGGAGTAAGAGGTTTATTCTTGGGAAGCCGATTTCTGATTGTTCCCTGTTCCTATTATAACCCTTAatgaagccacacacacacacacacacacacacacacacacacacacacacacacacacacacacacacacacacacacacacacacacacacacacacacacacacacacacacactaaacatgCTGCACCCACACACTCTATAACACTCATGATAAAGAAGTTGAAAGTCCAACACCCTCTTGTGGTGAGTGTGCATCAGGCTCATGTGCAAGATAGATTAAGGTGCACAGCTTTTGTCACAGCATGAAGTGGGGTCATATTTTACTCAGAATTCCTCATCTAGCTTAACTACAACATGTCTAACTTACtgctgacactcacacacataaacgcacacacacacacacacacacacacacacacacacacacacacacacacacacacacacacacacacacacacacacacacacacacacacacacacacacacacacacacacacacacacaatgagcaTGTGACCCAGTTGTACTCAGTGAACCTTGAGCTGGAGGTTTCAGGGTTTACAGCCCTTCATTCTCTCTGATAGGGGTCAGTGATCAGCCAGGGATCTGAGGAACTCAACAAAACAAGGTTGTAAAACCACTGATAGGGGAAGGTGCCCCTGGGGATTTATAGACGCTGtattttcctcattctgtccaAGTCGCATCATGTgcctttggtttgttttgtaagCTAGGTAATCTTCGTCTGCATACTGATTACCATTTTGAATCAAAAAGCAGCTACATGTCGGtgtcatattttaaaaggtgATTTCTGAACACTACCAGGTTTTTCTTTTATACTTCCTTCTTGTGTTTACACATCCATCTTGGATATAAGTTGTCGTACGATACAATTTACTCTAATTGATAAACCTGTCTCTCTTTGCCCTCTTCAGGCCCCAGATCTGATTGGATGGTTTTGTCAGAATGACAGCCGAAGATCCTGCTTCCTCGTCAACCATGAGCAATAACGCTGCCCCCACCAAACCTTCCCAACCTGCTGGTGCCTCACACAACCCTCTCCATGGACAGATGAGCGTCCCTGAGGGAGTTGCAGGCGCTCCCAATGAGGCTGCACTGGTCACCCTGATGGAGCGCACCGGCTACACTATGGTCCAGGAAAATGGTCAGCGTAAATATGGCCCTCCTCCTGGGTGGAATGCTGCATCTCCACCAAGGGGGTGTGAAATCTTTGTGGGCAAGATCCCACGGGACGTTTATGAGGATGAGCTAGTCCCTGTATTTGAGTCCGTAGGACGCATCTATGAGATGCGGCTGATGATGGACTTTGACGGGAAGAACAGAGGGTACGCGTTTGTGATGTACACAGAGAAACATGAGGCCAAGCGTGCTGTGCGTGAGCTCAACAACTATGAAGTACGGCCGGGGCGGCTGCTGGGGGTCTGCTCCTCCGTGGACAACTGCCGTCTTTTCATTGGTGGCATCCCTAAAACCAAAAAGCGTGAGGAGATCCTGGAGGAGGTCTCCAAAGTGACAGAAGGGGTACTGGACGTGATAGTTTATGCCAGCGCTGCAGACAAGATGAAGAACCGAGGCTTTGCTTTTGTAGAGTATGAGTCACACCGTGCAGCCGCCATGGCTCGCAGGAAGTTGATGCCTGGGCGAATTCAGCTTTGGGGCCACCAGATCGCAGTAGACTGGGCCGAGCCGGAGATTGATGTGGATGAAGACGTAATGGAAACAGTGAAGATCCTTTACGTCAGGAATCTCATGATGGAGACCAGCGAGGAGACGATCAGACAGGTGGGACGGCTGACTGTTCAGTTTAGGGATTTCTTGATGCAGGGTTTTATTGTGTAAAGAACATACCTTATGGAAAAATCTATAGCTAACCATTAACCAATCACTTATTGTCTCTGTCTATCAGGTGTTCAACCAGTTCAATGCTGGATGCGTTGAACGTGTGAAGAAAATCCGTGACTACGCCTTCGTCCACTTTACTTCCAGAGACGATGCTGTCCTGGCCATGGACCACCTCAATGGCACAGAGGTTGAGGGGTCCTGCATCGAGGTGACGCTCGCCAAGCCTGTTGATAAAGAGCAGTACTCTCGCCAGAAAGCCTCCAAGGGAGCTCCGGCCACTCCAGAGCCGGCTCCACAGAACTACGTCTACCAGTGTGATCCCTACACATTGGCCTACTATGGTTACCCATACAACACCCTCATTGGACCCAACAGAGACTACTTTGTCAAAGGTTAGAATGAATTCCTTTTTTGTATCAGTAATGATCATTTGCAAAAGCAACATTGTTTTTCTGAAAGgcatttttatatgtaaaagtTGGTGGCAGCAGAAACTAAGTGGACCAATGAACTGCTAAAGATCTCATGATGACATCCAAAAGATACTATTGTAGGATCAATGACAAACACATCATTCAAAATGAGCTATGATTTGTAAATGGTCATGATGACTAAGATAACAGTGATTTTATCTTTGATGACTAGAATTGTATTTGATAAAGTTTTTAAATCTTAACTTGATAAGGTTTTGTGACCGAGACAAAACAAGGTGATGGGCAAATGATGCTAATCCCATTATCGTTGATGATTATAAATGGTCTTTGGGTGGCAGCAGAAAAATCTATTCGACTTTCAACAAtcattgtgttttggttttctctCCAAAGGATCCCCAATGATACAGAACAATGGTAATCTCTCACATCCTTATTCCTACTTATCCCTTTAATGAACAATGAGCTTTCTTGCCATGTGTAACTATATGTTTTCTAACACCAGTCTTTTCCCGCTGTGCTGTCACCTCCCATTTCATGCTGGGTTATTGCAGAGATTTCTATAAAGCTAAGAATGTTGAAAAAATATTCTACAGTGCTTAACTTAAGACTCAGATCACTGATGCGGAAAAACTCCAAACTGGATTCATATGAACCCTAAACTTAAACAGCTATTGCTTATAAATGTCCAGTAGCAAGTGCACTTGTTGAGCAGATGTTTGCTTTGAATTAGATCTCTTCTTGCTGACGCAGTCCTTATACTGGGAGGAATTCTCGAAGAAGTTCTGAACCCATCATAAAATATTGTTGCGCTTCAAAAATTCCATAAAAGTTGCCCTTACTGCCACAACAGTAGTCCTCAGCCACAACCCCTGTCATCATATTACTTCAATTGTATTTTAAGCAGGTACTGTGCGAGGTCGTGGTCGTGCCGCTTCAGGTAACCGTACCCCTGGACCACGAGGGTCGTACCTGGGAGGTTACTCTGCTGGTCGTGGCATCTACAGCCGCTACCATGAGGGCAAAGCCAAGCAGCCCGACAAGCCCTATGAGCTGATGCCCAGTCTGGAGCTCGCTGCCTCTGTCAACCCCGTTGGCATCAAACCTGGCACAAGTCAGTGAGATAGATATATACATCCTTGCCCATCTCAAACGCCTTTATTAAACCTTCCAGCTCGTaatttcctgtctctctctcctgtgtggtTTGAGGAACACTTAGTAAATCACTCGATCATGGTTGCTGCTGGATGGTCAGGCGCAAAAGGACTTCCTTTCTCTTTACCCTTAAGAACTGCGACACTAAATATCTGTCCTTTCCAGCATGACCAGAAAGTAACTACTATGATTTGTTCCTCATCTgtccttttttcctctcaaatTGTTCTTACCTGGTGTTCAGACCAAAAACAGCACTGTGTTAGAATAACACCAGGCGCCACGAGGTTGGGAGTGTAGTGCAGTGACTATGAAATATCAGTCTATCAGAGGCGGAAACCCAGCACCCGGTTTTTGGGTTGGCCAACGCAGAAAGTTGCCACGAAAC harbors:
- the rbm47 gene encoding RNA-binding protein 47 isoform X3, which encodes MTAEDPASSSTMSNNAAPTKPSQPAGASHNPLHGQMSVPEGVAGAPNEAALVTLMERTGYTMVQENGQRKYGPPPGWNAASPPRGCEIFVGKIPRDVYEDELVPVFESVGRIYEMRLMMDFDGKNRGYAFVMYTEKHEAKRAVRELNNYEVRPGRLLGVCSSVDNCRLFIGGIPKTKKREEILEEVSKVTEGVLDVIVYASAADKMKNRGFAFVEYESHRAAAMARRKLMPGRIQLWGHQIAVDWAEPEIDVDEDVMETVKILYVRNLMMETSEETIRQVFNQFNAGCVERVKKIRDYAFVHFTSRDDAVLAMDHLNGTEVEGSCIEVTLAKPVDKEQYSRQKASKGAPATPEPAPQNYVYQCDPYTLAYYGYPYNTLIGPNRDYFVKAGTVRGRGRAASGNRTPGPRGSYLGGYSAGRGIYSRYHEGKAKQPDKPYELMPSLELAASVNPVGIKPGTMAMPTLGGQYPMFSTAPAAKLMEDGKVHTVEHLMNPLAMQHAEHNSATAAGTVLPAVSTPPPFQGRPITPVYAMAHNVQRIPTAAGLYGAGYVPITNYAANSAALAALQKNAAVAAAAYGGYGYAMPQAFPATAFQLPIHDVYQTY
- the rbm47 gene encoding RNA-binding protein 47 isoform X2 encodes the protein MTAEDPASSSTMSNNAAPTKPSQPAGASHNPLHGQMSVPEGVAGAPNEAALVTLMERTGYTMVQENGQRKYGPPPGWNAASPPRGCEIFVGKIPRDVYEDELVPVFESVGRIYEMRLMMDFDGKNRGYAFVMYTEKHEAKRAVRELNNYEVRPGRLLGVCSSVDNCRLFIGGIPKTKKREEILEEVSKVTEGVLDVIVYASAADKMKNRGFAFVEYESHRAAAMARRKLMPGRIQLWGHQIAVDWAEPEIDVDEDVMETVKILYVRNLMMETSEETIRQVFNQFNAGCVERVKKIRDYAFVHFTSRDDAVLAMDHLNGTEVEGSCIEVTLAKPVDKEQYSRQKASKGAPATPEPAPQNYVYQCDPYTLAYYGYPYNTLIGPNRDYFVKGSPMIQNNGTVRGRGRAASGNRTPGPRGSYLGGYSAGRGIYSRYHEGKAKQPDKPYELMPSLELAASVNPVGIKPGTMAMPTLGGQYPMFSTAPAAKLMEDGKVHTVEHLMNPLAMQHAEHNSATAAGTVLPAVSTPPPFQGRPITPVYAMAHNVQRIPTAAGLYGAGYVPITNYAANSAALAALQKNAAVAAAAYGGYGYAMPQAFPATAFQLPIHDVYQTY
- the rbm47 gene encoding RNA-binding protein 47 isoform X6; protein product: MTAEDPASSSTMSNNAAPTKPSQPAGASHNPLHGQMSVPEGVAGAPNEAALVTLMERTGYTMVQENGQRKYGPPPGWNAASPPRGCEIFVGKIPRDVYEDELVPVFESVGRIYEMRLMMDFDGKNRGYAFVMYTEKHEAKRAVRELNNYEVRPGRLLGVCSSVDNCRLFIGGIPKTKKREEILEEVSKVTEGVLDVIVYASAADKMKNRGFAFVEYESHRAAAMARRKLMPGRIQLWGHQIAVDWAEPEIDVDEDVMETVKILYVRNLMMETSEETIRQVFNQFNAGCVERVKKIRDYAFVHFTSRDDAVLAMDHLNGTEVEGSCIEVTLAKPVDKEQYSRQKASKGAPATPEPAPQNYVYQCDPYTLAYYGYPYNTLIGPNRDYFVKVAMPTLGGQYPMFSTAPAAKLMEDGKVHTVEHLMNPLAMQHAEHNSATAAGTVLPAVSTPPPFQGRPITPVYAMAHNVQRIPTAAGLYGAGYVPITNYAANSAALAALQKNAAVAAAAYGGYGYAMPQAFPATAFQLPIHDVYQTY
- the rbm47 gene encoding RNA-binding protein 47 isoform X5, whose translation is MTAEDPASSSTMSNNAAPTKPSQPAGASHNPLHGQMSVPEGVAGAPNEAALVTLMERTGYTMVQENGQRKYGPPPGWNAASPPRGCEIFVGKIPRDVYEDELVPVFESVGRIYEMRLMMDFDGKNRGYAFVMYTEKHEAKRAVRELNNYEVRPGRLLGVCSSVDNCRLFIGGIPKTKKREEILEEVSKVTEGVLDVIVYASAADKMKNRGFAFVEYESHRAAAMARRKLMPGRIQLWGHQIAVDWAEPEIDVDEDVMETVKILYVRNLMMETSEETIRQVFNQFNAGCVERVKKIRDYAFVHFTSRDDAVLAMDHLNGTEVEGSCIEVTLAKPVDKEQYSRQKASKGAPATPEPAPQNYVYQCDPYTLAYYGYPYNTLIGPNRDYFVKGSPMIQNNVAMPTLGGQYPMFSTAPAAKLMEDGKVHTVEHLMNPLAMQHAEHNSATAAGTVLPAVSTPPPFQGRPITPVYAMAHNVQRIPTAAGLYGAGYVPITNYAANSAALAALQKNAAVAAAAYGGYGYAMPQAFPATAFQLPIHDVYQTY
- the rbm47 gene encoding RNA-binding protein 47 isoform X4 → MTAEDPASSSTMSNNAAPTKPSQPAGASHNPLHGQMSVPEGVAGAPNEAALVTLMERTGYTMVQENGQRKYGPPPGWNAASPPRGCEIFVGKIPRDVYEDELVPVFESVGRIYEMRLMMDFDGKNRGYAFVMYTEKHEAKRAVRELNNYEVRPGRLLGVCSSVDNCRLFIGGIPKTKKREEILEEVSKVTEGVLDVIVYASAADKMKNRGFAFVEYESHRAAAMARRKLMPGRIQLWGHQIAVDWAEPEIDVDEDVMETVKILYVRNLMMETSEETIRQVFNQFNAGCVERVKKIRDYAFVHFTSRDDAVLAMDHLNGTEVEGSCIEVTLAKPVDKEQYSRQKASKGAPATPEPAPQNYVYQCDPYTLAYYGYPYNTLIGPNRDYFVKGTVRGRGRAASGNRTPGPRGSYLGGYSAGRGIYSRYHEGKAKQPDKPYELMPSLELAASVNPVGIKPGTMAMPTLGGQYPMFSTAPAAKLMEDGKVHTVEHLMNPLAMQHAEHNSATAAGTVLPAVSTPPPFQGRPITPVYAMAHNVQRIPTAAGLYGAGYVPITNYAANSAALAALQKNAAVAAAAYGGYGYAMPQAFPATAFQLPIHDVYQTY
- the rbm47 gene encoding RNA-binding protein 47 isoform X1, which gives rise to MTAEDPASSSTMSNNAAPTKPSQPAGASHNPLHGQMSVPEGVAGAPNEAALVTLMERTGYTMVQENGQRKYGPPPGWNAASPPRGCEIFVGKIPRDVYEDELVPVFESVGRIYEMRLMMDFDGKNRGYAFVMYTEKHEAKRAVRELNNYEVRPGRLLGVCSSVDNCRLFIGGIPKTKKREEILEEVSKVTEGVLDVIVYASAADKMKNRGFAFVEYESHRAAAMARRKLMPGRIQLWGHQIAVDWAEPEIDVDEDVMETVKILYVRNLMMETSEETIRQVFNQFNAGCVERVKKIRDYAFVHFTSRDDAVLAMDHLNGTEVEGSCIEVTLAKPVDKEQYSRQKASKGAPATPEPAPQNYVYQCDPYTLAYYGYPYNTLIGPNRDYFVKGSPMIQNNAGTVRGRGRAASGNRTPGPRGSYLGGYSAGRGIYSRYHEGKAKQPDKPYELMPSLELAASVNPVGIKPGTMAMPTLGGQYPMFSTAPAAKLMEDGKVHTVEHLMNPLAMQHAEHNSATAAGTVLPAVSTPPPFQGRPITPVYAMAHNVQRIPTAAGLYGAGYVPITNYAANSAALAALQKNAAVAAAAYGGYGYAMPQAFPATAFQLPIHDVYQTY